Below is a window of Leptospiraceae bacterium DNA.
TCTCTGAAATTAAACCTGTCGTATAACGGTAATTTGTCTTTAAGACCAAAGTAATAGAGTGAGGTTCCCCACCAATCCTTTGCATCTTTAAGAGTAGGAACCATAGGCCAGGCTTTGCTTATATTAAAGCGGTTAATTACAAGTAGTCGAAATATATAGTAGAGATGATAGAGTCCAAGTAGAATCATGATAACAGCGGAAATACGATGAACAATTCTAGCCCCATATAAACCACCGAAGAAAAAATATACATAATTTAACCAACTAACATCGGGAAACCGCATAGGAATTCCAGTGATACTCAAGAGAGTAAAACTAAGAATCATAAATCCATGTTGAATTCTTTGTTCTAGACTCAGTCTGAGAAATGTTTTTCTGATGAATTCTTTTTCATACAATTCTCCTTTTAATCAAAAGCATAGCTTTGATAAACCGTAAGCTTACTTTTCCTATATTTAAAATTACAGTTATTCCTTTTCCTACTAAGACTAAGAACTTTTTAAGTACCGAAAGCCATCCAAATTTCTTTTGAATATCCAATACAATTCCAACAGCTAGCATCGCCATTGTTCCGCCGGTAAGAATTTGAAAAAGTTTTTCTTCCCAATACAGAATAGGCTCTTTGTCTACTCTAAGTTTTAAATGGTTTACTCCACTCATCGCAAAATTGATCTTAGCCCCATCGTGACATCCCGACTTACCGCAAGTATCCGCTATTTTATCGTTTGAAATGCTAGATTCTTTGTGATCTTTTGGAAGAATGGAATGGACACCGTGGCAATCTTGGCATGTAGCAGAGCTTACTCCACCGAATTTTACAGCTTTATAATGAAAACTTTGTTTATAAGAGCTTACTGCATCTTCTTCTACTTTATTTCGTAACATCATTTCTTTGTTATCATGACAGACAATACACTGAGAAATTTTTTCTCCCTGCGAAATTGTTTTGGTAGCCTTTTTTATATTGTGAACGGATGTGTAACCATGGCAACTGATACAAGTAGGGCTGTCTTTACTTTGTCCATGTTTGCCTTTTGTGTGGATTGAGTCTTCGAACTCAGTTACTTGTTTAGAATGAGTATAAGGATTTCCTTCTTTGTCATTTGAGTGACAATCTTGATTACATCCTACTTTGTCTAGTTTTTCTTTATGTGGATAACGATTAGTATCCTTATGGCAGTCTACACAATTTAAGTTTCCATGCACAGAATTTTTGAACTCGTCTGCGTTTACTGTCAAATTTTTAATTGATTTCAAATCCTCATTCAAATAGGAAAAATTATTCATGGAGTGACATTTGTTACAATTTTGTCCTATTTCTTCTGTGAGAATTTCCTTGCTTGAGAAATAAAACAATAAGACAAAAAAAACAATGAAAGAAGCCTTTATTGATTTTCTTTCTCGTTTTATATTTATAATTTTCATATACTATACCCTATATGGTATATTGTATTTTAAACATCCATAGAAAAGCAAGTCATTTAAAAATTGGAGAAGAAATTTTAATGGTAGGTTAGATTTCCATGGAATTGTGTAAAAGCAAGTTTTTCTCACAGAGCACACGGAGTAAATATAGAATAGAATCAATTCTCTCTGTGAACTCTGCGTGCTCTGTGAGAAATGTTTTCTTTACTTGACAAAAAAGACATGCATTCATATAATGACATTAGTTCATAAAGAGGGCAGAATGTCAAACTATACTTACAGGCAGATTTATAAATGGGGAGATCCTAAAAAAGAGGAGAAATTAAACCACCATGCAGCGGAATTTCTCGAAAAATCCTTTGGAATCAAAGAAAGTCCAAAACCGCATTTGCCAGGGGACATGGATATTTCTCTCGAAAGAAAGAAAACTCTTCCAGCTAAGATTACAAACAAACTGAAAGCAATTGTGGGAGAGAATAATTTCTTCGACTCTGATTTCGAAAGAGCGCGTCATAGCATTGGAAGATTCTATATGGAAATTCTCCAGGCTAGAATGGGTAATGTAGAAAATCCTCCTGATGCAGTTGTATGTCCGAGAACGCAGGAAGAAGTTTTGCAAATAGTTAAACTTTGCAATGAGTGGAAAATTCCGATTATCCCCTTTGCTGGTAATTCTTCCGTAACAAAAGCATTGCAAGCTCCTAAGGGTGGAGTCTCCCTTGATTTAAAAAATCTAAATAAAATTCTTGAGCTAAATGAGACTAACACAACCGTAACCGCTGAGGCTGGAGTGTTTGGACCGGTATTAGAAAAATTTCTAAACGAGAGAAAGGATATACATGCGGCCACTTCCCTCAATCTTTTGAATTTTCT
It encodes the following:
- a CDS encoding cytochrome b/b6 domain-containing protein, whose amino-acid sequence is MYEKEFIRKTFLRLSLEQRIQHGFMILSFTLLSITGIPMRFPDVSWLNYVYFFFGGLYGARIVHRISAVIMILLGLYHLYYIFRLLVINRFNISKAWPMVPTLKDAKDWWGTSLYYFGLKDKLPLYDRFNFREKFDYFAVFWGVPVMMFSGLILWFPVFFGNLLPNIAIPMAFIAHSDEAVLAISAIVVWHFYNVHYNPDKFPGSTVWIDGKLTEEEIKNEHPLEYERITGNKIKE